From Mus musculus strain C57BL/6J chromosome 17, GRCm38.p6 C57BL/6J, the proteins below share one genomic window:
- the Adgrf2 gene encoding adhesion G-protein coupled receptor F2 precursor gives MIPAHWLYCLMLLLPIESCRILCQASSKSKEKVTSRPHDVCDGVCNNNGTPCFQSCPPDSEGNMKFACKAKKWHKVTETCHTLNTHSIFEEDKELYSVQSSDSTIRTHMFHRELKTIMDTLMEKCPKDLSCVIKGIERSPRMPGNIAVVVQLLHNISTTLTKDVNEEKMQSYSAMANHILNSKSISNWTFIQDRNSSCVLLQSIHSFASKLFMKEHLINISHVFIHTLGTVVSRGSLGKNFTFSMRINETSDKVTGRLLLSPEELQKVPSAFQVISIAFPTLGAILEASLLENVTVNGLVLSVILPEELKNISLIFEKIRKSGERKSQCVGWHSLESRWDWRACKTIQENSRQAVCRCRPNKLYTSFSILMSPNTLESPVLTYITYIGLGISICSLIICLAIEVLVWSQVTKTEISYLRHLCIANIAATLLMADAWFIVASFLSGPVLHHNGCVAATFFVHFFYLSVFFWMLAKALLILYGILIVFHTLPKSCLVASLFSVGYGCPLVIAIITLAVTEPGKGYLRPEACWLNWDMTKALLAFVVPALAIVVVNLITVTMVIIKTQRAAIGSSMFQEVRAIVRICKNIAILTPLLGLTWGFGIATVINGHSLAFHIIFSLLNALQVSPDAAVDSELRECVHRFCG, from the exons ATGATTCCTGCCCATTGGTTGTACTGTTTGATGCTTCTTTTGCCTATAGAATCCTGTAGGATATTATgccag gcCTCCAGCAAAAGCAAGGAGAAGGTGACATCCAGACCACATG ATGTCTGTGATGGTGTCTGTAATAACAATGGCACCCCCTGCTTTCAGTCTTGTCCTCCAGACAGTGAGGGCAACATGAAATTTGCCTGTAAGGCCAAGAAATGGCACAAAGTCACTGAAACCTGCCACACTCTCAATACCCACAGCATCTTTGAG GAGGATAAGGAACTATATTCAGTTCAATCATCTGATTCAACCATACGTACACACATGTTTCATAGAGAACTTAAAACCATAATGGATACGTTGATGGAAAAGTGTCCAAAGGATTTGTCTTGTGTGATCAAAGGCATTGAGAGATCTCCTCGGATGCCAGGGAACATTGCTGTGGTGGTGCAGCTCTTACACAACATCTCAACAACTCTAACCAAAGACGTCAATGAGGAAAAGATGCAG AGTTACAGTGCCATGGCTAACCACATTCTTAACAGTAAAAGCATATCAAATTGGACCTTCATCCAAGACAGAAACAGCAGCTGTGTCTTGCTTCAATCAATCCATTCATTTGCAAGCAAGCTATTTATGAAGGAACATCTCATCAACATATCACATGTCTTTATTCATACCTTGGGGACGGTCGTGTCCAGGGGCAGCCTTGGGAAGAATTTCACGTTCTCAATGCGAATTAATGAGACAAGTGATAAGGTCACTGGGAGGCTACTGCTCAGCCCTGAAGAGCTTCAGAAGGTGCCTTCTGCTTTCCAGGTCATCAGCATTGCTTTCCCAACTCTTGGGGCCATCCTGGAGGCCAGTCTTTTGGAAAATGTGACTGTGAATGGGCTCGTCCTGTCTGTCATTTTGCCCGAGGAGCTTAAAAACATCTCACTGATATTTGAAAAGATCAGAAAATCTGGAGAGAGGAAGTCCCAGTGTGTGGGATGGCACTCCTTGGAGAGCAGATGGGACTGGAGGGCTTGTAAAACGATTCAAGAAAACTCCAGGCAAGCTGTTTGCCGTTGTCGGCCGAATAAGTTATATACTTCTTTCTCCATTCTAATGTCTCCCAACACGTTGGAAAGCCCTGTTCTAACTTATATTACATACATAGGCCTGGGCATTTCCATCTGCAGCTTGATCATCTGCCTGGCCATTGAGGTCTTAGTCTGGAGTcaagtgacaaagacagagatctCATATTTACGTCACCTGTGCATCGCTAACATTGCGGCCACCTTGCTGATGGCTGATGCGTGGTTCATCGTGGCGTCTTTCCTCAGTGGCCCAGTACTACACCACAATGGATGTGTGGCCGCCACGTTTTTTGTTCACTTCTTTTACCTGTCCGTGTTTTTCTGGATGCTTGCCAAGGCTCTCCTTATCCTCTATGGAATTCTCATTGTGTTTCATACACTGCCCAAGTCGTGCCTGGTGGCCTCTCTGTTTTCCGTGGGCTATGGGTGCCCTTTGGTCATCGCCATTATCACACTTGCCGTTACAGAGCCTGGAAAAGGCTACCTCCGGCCCGAGGCCTGCTGGCTTAATTGGGACATGACCAAGGCTCTCCTGGCCTTTGTAGTACCAGCTCTGGCCATTGTTGTAGTAAACCTGATTACAGTCACAATGGTCATCATCAAGACCCAGAGAGCTGCCATCGGTAGTTCCATGTTCCAGGAAGTAAGAGCCATCGTGAGGATCTGTAAGAACATTGCCATCCTCACACCACTGCTGGGGCTGACCTGGGGATTTGGGATAGCCACAGTCATTAATGGTCACTCCCTGGCCTTCCACATTATCTTCTCCTTACTCAATGCACTCCAGGTAAGTCCGGATGCTGCAGTAGACTCTGAATTGAGAGAGTGTGTGCATCGGTTTTGTGGGTAG
- the Adgrf2 gene encoding adhesion G-protein coupled receptor F2 isoform X1 yields MIPAHWLYCLMLLLPIESCRILCQASSKSKEKVTSRPHDVCDGVCNNNGTPCFQSCPPDSEGNMKFACKAKKWHKVTETCHTLNTHSIFEEDKELYSVQSSDSTIRTHMFHRELKTIMDTLMEKCPKDLSCVIKGIERSPRMPGNIAVVVQLLHNISTTLTKDVNEEKMQSYSAMANHILNSKSISNWTFIQDRNSSCVLLQSIHSFASKLFMKEHLINISHVFIHTLGTVVSRGSLGKNFTFSMRINETSDKVTGRLLLSPEELQKVPSAFQVISIAFPTLGAILEASLLENVTVNGLVLSVILPEELKNISLIFEKIRKSGERKSQCVGWHSLESRWDWRACKTIQENSRQAVCRCRPNKLYTSFSILMSPNTLESPVLTYITYIGLGISICSLIICLAIEVLVWSQVTKTEISYLRHLCIANIAATLLMADAWFIVASFLSGPVLHHNGCVAATFFVHFFYLSVFFWMLAKALLILYGILIVFHTLPKSCLVASLFSVGYGCPLVIAIITLAVTEPGKGYLRPEACWLNWDMTKALLAFVVPALAIVVVNLITVTMVIIKTQRAAIGSSMFQEVRAIVRICKNIAILTPLLGLTWGFGIATVINGHSLAFHIIFSLLNALQGFFILLFGTILDPKIREALKSRITSAKWISRVSEDFSSEFSCHPTKGPS; encoded by the exons ATGATTCCTGCCCATTGGTTGTACTGTTTGATGCTTCTTTTGCCTATAGAATCCTGTAGGATATTATgccag gcCTCCAGCAAAAGCAAGGAGAAGGTGACATCCAGACCACATG ATGTCTGTGATGGTGTCTGTAATAACAATGGCACCCCCTGCTTTCAGTCTTGTCCTCCAGACAGTGAGGGCAACATGAAATTTGCCTGTAAGGCCAAGAAATGGCACAAAGTCACTGAAACCTGCCACACTCTCAATACCCACAGCATCTTTGAG GAGGATAAGGAACTATATTCAGTTCAATCATCTGATTCAACCATACGTACACACATGTTTCATAGAGAACTTAAAACCATAATGGATACGTTGATGGAAAAGTGTCCAAAGGATTTGTCTTGTGTGATCAAAGGCATTGAGAGATCTCCTCGGATGCCAGGGAACATTGCTGTGGTGGTGCAGCTCTTACACAACATCTCAACAACTCTAACCAAAGACGTCAATGAGGAAAAGATGCAG AGTTACAGTGCCATGGCTAACCACATTCTTAACAGTAAAAGCATATCAAATTGGACCTTCATCCAAGACAGAAACAGCAGCTGTGTCTTGCTTCAATCAATCCATTCATTTGCAAGCAAGCTATTTATGAAGGAACATCTCATCAACATATCACATGTCTTTATTCATACCTTGGGGACGGTCGTGTCCAGGGGCAGCCTTGGGAAGAATTTCACGTTCTCAATGCGAATTAATGAGACAAGTGATAAGGTCACTGGGAGGCTACTGCTCAGCCCTGAAGAGCTTCAGAAGGTGCCTTCTGCTTTCCAGGTCATCAGCATTGCTTTCCCAACTCTTGGGGCCATCCTGGAGGCCAGTCTTTTGGAAAATGTGACTGTGAATGGGCTCGTCCTGTCTGTCATTTTGCCCGAGGAGCTTAAAAACATCTCACTGATATTTGAAAAGATCAGAAAATCTGGAGAGAGGAAGTCCCAGTGTGTGGGATGGCACTCCTTGGAGAGCAGATGGGACTGGAGGGCTTGTAAAACGATTCAAGAAAACTCCAGGCAAGCTGTTTGCCGTTGTCGGCCGAATAAGTTATATACTTCTTTCTCCATTCTAATGTCTCCCAACACGTTGGAAAGCCCTGTTCTAACTTATATTACATACATAGGCCTGGGCATTTCCATCTGCAGCTTGATCATCTGCCTGGCCATTGAGGTCTTAGTCTGGAGTcaagtgacaaagacagagatctCATATTTACGTCACCTGTGCATCGCTAACATTGCGGCCACCTTGCTGATGGCTGATGCGTGGTTCATCGTGGCGTCTTTCCTCAGTGGCCCAGTACTACACCACAATGGATGTGTGGCCGCCACGTTTTTTGTTCACTTCTTTTACCTGTCCGTGTTTTTCTGGATGCTTGCCAAGGCTCTCCTTATCCTCTATGGAATTCTCATTGTGTTTCATACACTGCCCAAGTCGTGCCTGGTGGCCTCTCTGTTTTCCGTGGGCTATGGGTGCCCTTTGGTCATCGCCATTATCACACTTGCCGTTACAGAGCCTGGAAAAGGCTACCTCCGGCCCGAGGCCTGCTGGCTTAATTGGGACATGACCAAGGCTCTCCTGGCCTTTGTAGTACCAGCTCTGGCCATTGTTGTAGTAAACCTGATTACAGTCACAATGGTCATCATCAAGACCCAGAGAGCTGCCATCGGTAGTTCCATGTTCCAGGAAGTAAGAGCCATCGTGAGGATCTGTAAGAACATTGCCATCCTCACACCACTGCTGGGGCTGACCTGGGGATTTGGGATAGCCACAGTCATTAATGGTCACTCCCTGGCCTTCCACATTATCTTCTCCTTACTCAATGCACTCCAG GGCTTCTTTATCCTGCTGTTTGGAACAATCCTGGATCCAAAG ATAAGAGAAGCCTTAAAGAGTCGAATAACATCTGCCAAATGGATCTCCAGAGTATCAGAg GACTTTTCTTCTGAATTCTCTTGTCATCCAACCAAAGGGCCAAGCTAA